One region of Quercus lobata isolate SW786 chromosome 2, ValleyOak3.0 Primary Assembly, whole genome shotgun sequence genomic DNA includes:
- the LOC115968119 gene encoding uncharacterized protein LOC115968119, with protein sequence MVLADQGSGAEIMYPDLFKGLKLRPEDLACYDSPLIGFDGKIVFPKGQIRLPVQAGSEIMEVNFIMVDAYSPYTAIVARPWLYAIEAVSFTLHLKVKYLSRDQVEELVGSQSMARQCLVAAIRH encoded by the coding sequence ATGGTGTTGGCGGATCAGGGCAGCGGTGCAGAGATCATGTACCCCGACCTATTTAAGGGGCTGAAGCTAAGGCCCGAGGACTTGGCCTGCTATGACTCCCCTCTGATAGGGTTTGATGGGAAGATTGTCTTTCCGAAGGGCCAAATTAGACTACCTGTTCAGGCAGGGTCAGAAATCATGGAAGTGAACTTCATCATGGTAGATGCATACTCCCCATATACTGCTATTGTGGCCAGACCTTGGCTTTACGCCATAGAGGCTGTGTCTTTCACCCTACACTTGAAAGTGAAGTATCTATCAAGGGATCAGGTCGAGGAGCTGGTTGGAAGCCAATCTATGGCCAGGCAGTGCTTGGTAGCTGCTATCAGACATTAG